One genomic segment of Penaeus chinensis breed Huanghai No. 1 chromosome 13, ASM1920278v2, whole genome shotgun sequence includes these proteins:
- the LOC125031570 gene encoding bestrophin-4-like gives MSAASSDMVTVPGLMLLRDTGWRGSVYKLVWKDLLAFLLAFYLINAIYRSPLLDQDQKEYFMRVSRYCSSHSSLIPLSFVLGFYVNFVCGRWYMQYRLLAIPDNLAITTSALIPGSDERSRMLRRTIMRYINLAFIITMRLCSVTVKKRFPTSEHLVEAGCLLPHEKDLLDELDAKSPYCKHWLPLLWAKTLVLRAYEEGLATSESSIKFFLEELTVYRTKNGRLLGYDSIPIPLVYTQVVTLAVYSFSLVTVIGSQTPGLEPNDVDTYVPVFAILQFVFYMGWLRVAETLVNPFGEDDDDFEVNSRIDRNMQVSWILVDEVHNLVPETTRDVYWEEKIPVRLPYNIACVKQTAHVPERGSTADILVSEEESHLDPLLDNTVESRQGTPRVSSVRRLIRRLSRQSNQTPQQSPALPSRRLSVLAKTALHSEDGKKARLSALFEDRVSKHHNDSHSTKVVVDNPLPLETHLASGNCLPPRHSSFRHNLHMSRHCQRAKIRSEPRHSSLNLRTRYGLPRSGFLHPSQEEPVPCPTATEEENLNSKTSLSLAIQVSSEEDNKDAPKPVDASPTSASHILPSSEAQAVEHARVTEAPSDCSSSTSRNTKSRKCTCEFTNRKDVVSPLVRRRGGWEDLRAVEGGD, from the exons ATGTCAGCGGCGAGCTCTGACATGGTGACAGTGCCTGGTCTAATGCTGTTGAGGGACACCGG GTGGCGTGGCAGCGTTTACAAGTTGGTGTGGAAGGACCTGCTGGCGTTTCTCTTGGCTTTCTACCTTATAAACGCCATATACCGCTCGCCTCTCTTAGACCAGGATCAGAAAGA GTACTTTATGAGGGTCTCGCGATACTGCAGCAGCCACAGTTCGCTGATCCCGCTGTCGTTCGTTCTGGGTTTCTACGTGAACTTCGTCTGCGGCCGATGGTACATGCAGTACCGCCTGCTGGCTATCCCCGACAACCTGGCCATTACGACGTCGGCACTGATCCCCGGCTCG GACGAGCGGTCGCGCATGCTACGCCGCACCATCATGCGCTACATCAACCTGGCCTTCATCATCACAATGCGCCTGTGCTCCGTGACCGTCAAGAAGCGCTTCCCGACGAGCGAGCATCTGGTGGAGGCGGGCTGCTTACTTCCACACGAGAAGGACCTGCTCGACGAACTGGACGCCAAGTCCCCCTACTG CAAGCACTGGCTGCCGCTGCTCTGGGCGAAAACATTAGTGCTGAGAGCATACGAGGAGGGTCTGGCCACCAGCGAAAGCAGCATCAAATTCTTCCTGGAGGAACTGACAGTTTACAGAACCAAGAATGGACGGTTGTTGGGCTACGATTCTATCCCAATCCCACTTGTGTACACTCAG GTTGTGACCCTGGCAGTGTACAGCTTCTCCCTGGTCACTGTCATCGGAAGCCAGACGCCCGGGCTGGAGCCGAACGACGTGGACACCTACGTGCCCGTCTTCGCCATCCTGCAGTTCGTGTTCTACATGGGCTGGCTCCGCGTGGCCGAGACGCTCGTCAACCCCTTCGGCGAAGACGACGACGATTTCGAGGTCAACAGCCGCATCGACCGCAACATGCAG GTCTCGTGGATTTTGGTGGACGAAGTGCATAACTTGGTGCCGGAAACTACTCGAGACGTGTACTGGGAGGAGAAGATACCCGTCAG GTTGCCATACAACATCGCCTGCGTCAAGCAAACGGCCCACGTGCCCGAGCGAGGCTCCACGGCGGACATTCTGGTGAGCGAGGAGGAATCTCACCTAGACCCCTTGCTCGATAACACTGTCGAGTCCCGTCAG GGTACGCCTCGTGTGTCCAGTGTCCGTCGTCTGATCCGTCGCCTGAGCCGCCAGAGCAACCAGACGCCACAGCAGTCGCCAGCCCTCCCGTCTCGCCGCTTATCAGTGCTCG CGAAGACGGCGCTCCACTCGGAGGACGGTAAGAAGGCTAGGCTCTCCGCTCTCTTCGAGGACAGGGTCTCGAAGCACCACAATGATTCCCACTCTACCAAGGTCGTCGTCGACAATCCGTTGCCTCTTGAAACTCATCTTGCGTCCGGGAATTGCCTTCCTCCTCGCCACAGCAGCTTTCGTCATAATCTCCACATGAGCCGTCACTGCCAAAGGGCAAAAATCCGCTCAGAGCCGCGTCACAGCAGTCTTAATCTGCGGACTCGCTACGGTCTGCCTCGCTCCGGATTCCTTCACCCCAGTCAGGAGGAACCTGTGCCTTGTCCCACAGCCACTGAAGAAGAGAATCTCAATTCCAAGACTTCCCTAAGTTTAGCAATCCAAGTCTCTTCAGAAGAGGACAACAAAGACGCTCCCAAACCTGTGGACGCTTCACCGACGTCTGCCAGTCACATCCTTCCTTCATCAGAAGCTCAGGCTGTGGAGCACGCTAGAGTCACTGAAGCTCCCAGTGACTGCAGCTCATCCACGAGCAGAAATACAAAGTCGCGAAAATGCACGTGCGAGTTTACAAACCGTAAGGATGTTGTGTCACCCCTGGTACGGCGGCGCGGAGGCTGGGAGGACCTACGGGCTGTGGAAGGGGGAGACTAA